In a single window of the Delftia tsuruhatensis genome:
- a CDS encoding phage tail protein, translating to MFAGTFAPVGWRFCEGQELPISENQALFNLIGTTYGGDGQSTFALPDLRGRIPLHMGNSYTLAETGGVEEVTLTVNQLPAHTHPVPASSGTGYLASPQNAVFAKHRDHKAFVNAMPDQPMQLSMVSAAGGSQPHTNMPPYLCVNFIISLFGLYPSPN from the coding sequence ATGTTCGCCGGCACCTTCGCGCCCGTCGGCTGGCGATTCTGCGAAGGACAAGAGTTGCCCATCTCCGAGAACCAAGCCCTGTTCAACCTGATCGGCACGACCTATGGCGGTGACGGGCAAAGCACCTTCGCCCTGCCGGACCTGCGCGGGCGCATTCCCCTGCATATGGGCAACAGCTACACGCTGGCCGAAACCGGCGGAGTGGAAGAAGTCACGCTCACGGTCAACCAGTTGCCCGCGCACACCCATCCCGTGCCGGCATCCTCGGGCACGGGCTACCTGGCCTCGCCGCAGAACGCCGTGTTCGCCAAGCACCGCGACCACAAGGCCTTCGTGAACGCCATGCCCGACCAGCCCATGCAGCTGTCCATGGTCAGCGCGGCCGGCGGCTCCCAGCCGCACACCAACATGCCGCCCTACCTCTGCGTGAACTTCATCATTTCGCTGTTTGGCCTTTACCCGAGTCCCAACTGA
- a CDS encoding GNAT family N-acetyltransferase — protein MPLDLPPPAVEGVRLRLVEASDIPFLRALYRQVREAELAPVPWSEAQKQAFCDAQFTLQDLHYRKHYTHTAFFVIERAGSPVGRLYLNHAPGPLGLMDISLLASARGQGLGGALMRWLVDWADGTRRDMQLFVEADNPARRMYERLGFADEGQEGIYLRMRRPALSRG, from the coding sequence ATGCCGCTTGACTTGCCGCCACCGGCGGTGGAGGGCGTGCGGCTGCGCCTGGTCGAGGCCTCGGACATCCCCTTCCTGCGCGCGCTGTACCGCCAGGTGCGGGAGGCGGAGCTGGCGCCCGTGCCCTGGAGCGAAGCCCAGAAGCAGGCCTTCTGCGACGCACAGTTCACGTTGCAGGACCTGCACTACCGCAAGCACTACACGCACACGGCATTCTTCGTGATCGAGCGCGCCGGCTCACCCGTCGGGCGCCTGTACCTCAACCATGCGCCCGGCCCCCTGGGTCTGATGGATATCTCGCTGCTGGCCAGCGCCCGCGGCCAGGGCCTGGGCGGCGCGCTCATGCGATGGCTGGTGGACTGGGCGGACGGCACGCGGCGCGACATGCAGCTGTTCGTGGAAGCGGACAACCCTGCCCGGCGCATGTATGAGCGCCTGGGGTTCGCAGACGAGGGGCAGGAAGGCATTTACCTGCGCATGCGCAGGCCCGCGCTCAGCCGCGGTTGA
- a CDS encoding choice-of-anchor U domain-containing protein, whose protein sequence is MRSPIAALALSSFIAGAQADPLVQREFSGRDNRFIEMPGAGFRAMAGGRHIRFDAQGMSIDLPEQAATAVQSQASGLSATARSLSVRPSSRLRYSFEGGTSSAPQGVRPSATLYHWLVGQASEWRTGLRSYGALGYRGVWPGIDAVFQGEPGGFKYQFELAPGADAAQVWLRVEGATDARILPSGALEWSLGDGHFTDDAPLVYQMRGQARVDVPASYRLERLDASTWRVGFTLGSHDKGLPLVIDPAWTGYSGLVGGNSADQVNAVVRDGDGNTYACGVTRTNAGGIRRDEDAFVVRFAANGTPQAVTYLGGNADDACNGLAIDFAGRILLAGGTESLDFPLRGADGNGGLRRSKSTQDRDAFVARLASDGASIDYSGLVGGSGDDQANGLAVDWQGRAYVTGFTAGNGFPAVNGPSLTHGGGPAGSEGLDAFVARVDALGTRLEYAGYLGGDGGADIGHAIAVDGNGSAYVVGATDSSAGLPAVGGFRTQTNARDTDASDGFAARISEDGRSLVYFTLLTGAAPGADRALALSLLPGGSLLVGGETESEAFPADNGGARHGAGPQTTRGAGMDGFLLRLGPGGDQVPAATYLGGGGYDSVQAVASDGMAWYATGSTSNGTGFPTRQQSGLSVSPAGKQDGFLARIDAATPASWSYAGFLGTSENDAMRSLHAATVQGWTILSVGGATTTAGLSDGLVLRIDPFGPPAAMVIQSGSAQSTRIRQPFAQPLSVLVTDVDGQPLSNIVVSFTAPASTGASTTFATTATATTNASGIASLPAVANQFAGSYAVTAVAGSAQATLSLTNDKGTQDTLVASAAQPTLPYGGNTTLGASGGSGTGAVSYAVTAGAASCAIVDNTVTATAVGSCTVTVTKAGDANYLAATTTIDLSVVKAQQPALTATATPGTLPVFGTAALSTSGGAGSGAVGFAITDGAAFCSVNGTTLTAQGTGSCTVTATRLGDANFHDAIAATVVTVTPAAQSPLSVQAAPSTVAYGSTATLGTTGGSGSGAVSYQVTDGAAFCSLAGDQLSATGVGTCTILATKAGDANHQATSASMLFTVTRAAQATLSVQAVPAAIAFGGSSQLGTAGGSGTGSVSYGVSGPCSIVGTTLTGTGVGACTVTATKAADASYEQASATTSVTVSQASQALLSVVATPSSITKGATSTVMASGGSGTGAVTYALTSGAGSCSLAGTTVTGTAVGNCTVTATKAADANHAEATASTQIVVGKSAQSISFVFSSLRYLHPQALSLASAAQASSGLPVSFSSLTSQTCVVAGSSLRMMAQGQCTVRASQAGDAEYAAAAPVDQSFMIELPPHSSGTVQGAIGGVTVTAQIATGSPWVFTPSGTGPSQTAGFIALQGHARSPADAPPAHLRFPLGLFDFTAMNGAPGSAMRVTLTYPDRLPDGAQYWKYGPTTDNPSPHWYRFMGAQFSNNTVTLTIEDGKHGDDDMDVNAFISDPGGVAVMAAAAGGTPAAIPALSLWGRWLLVVLMAGATALAMRSLRQRRTR, encoded by the coding sequence ATGCGCAGTCCTATCGCGGCCCTGGCCCTGTCGTCCTTCATCGCGGGGGCCCAGGCCGATCCCCTGGTCCAGCGCGAGTTCTCCGGACGCGACAACCGCTTCATCGAAATGCCCGGGGCCGGCTTCCGGGCCATGGCAGGGGGCCGGCACATCCGCTTCGATGCGCAGGGCATGAGCATCGACCTGCCGGAGCAGGCCGCCACGGCCGTGCAAAGCCAGGCGTCCGGTCTGTCGGCCACGGCCCGCAGCCTGAGCGTACGGCCCTCTTCCCGATTGCGATACAGCTTCGAGGGCGGCACCTCCTCCGCACCCCAGGGCGTGCGTCCCTCTGCCACGCTCTACCACTGGCTGGTCGGCCAGGCCTCCGAATGGCGCACGGGCCTCAGAAGCTACGGCGCGCTGGGCTACCGCGGCGTCTGGCCCGGCATCGATGCCGTCTTCCAGGGCGAGCCCGGTGGCTTCAAGTACCAGTTCGAGCTGGCACCCGGCGCCGATGCGGCGCAGGTCTGGTTGCGCGTGGAAGGCGCCACCGACGCGCGCATCCTGCCTTCTGGCGCGCTGGAGTGGAGCCTGGGCGATGGGCATTTCACCGATGACGCGCCCCTGGTCTACCAGATGCGGGGACAGGCCCGTGTGGACGTGCCGGCCAGCTATCGCCTGGAGCGGCTGGACGCCAGCACCTGGCGCGTGGGCTTCACGCTCGGCAGCCATGACAAGGGTCTGCCCCTGGTCATCGATCCGGCCTGGACCGGCTACTCGGGCCTGGTGGGCGGCAACTCCGCCGACCAGGTCAACGCCGTGGTGCGCGATGGCGACGGCAACACCTATGCCTGCGGTGTCACGCGCACCAATGCAGGTGGAATCAGACGCGACGAGGATGCCTTTGTCGTCCGGTTCGCAGCCAATGGCACGCCGCAGGCCGTGACCTATCTGGGAGGAAACGCAGACGATGCCTGCAACGGCCTGGCCATCGACTTCGCAGGACGCATCCTGCTGGCGGGCGGCACGGAATCGCTCGACTTCCCCCTGCGGGGTGCGGACGGCAACGGCGGCCTGCGCCGCAGCAAAAGCACGCAAGACCGCGATGCCTTTGTCGCGCGACTGGCATCGGACGGCGCCAGCATCGACTATTCGGGGCTTGTGGGGGGCAGCGGCGATGACCAGGCCAACGGCCTGGCCGTGGATTGGCAGGGCCGTGCCTATGTGACCGGCTTCACCGCCGGCAACGGCTTTCCCGCCGTCAACGGTCCTTCGCTGACCCACGGCGGCGGACCGGCCGGATCGGAAGGACTGGACGCCTTCGTGGCCCGTGTCGATGCCCTTGGCACCCGCCTGGAGTATGCCGGCTATCTGGGTGGCGATGGCGGCGCCGACATCGGCCATGCCATCGCGGTGGATGGCAATGGCAGCGCCTATGTGGTCGGCGCCACGGACTCGTCGGCCGGCCTGCCGGCCGTGGGCGGATTCCGCACACAGACCAATGCACGCGACACGGATGCCTCCGATGGCTTCGCCGCCAGGATCAGCGAGGATGGAAGGTCCCTCGTCTACTTCACGCTGCTGACCGGCGCCGCCCCCGGTGCGGACAGGGCCCTGGCCCTGAGCCTGCTGCCTGGTGGATCGCTGCTGGTGGGAGGCGAAACCGAGTCCGAAGCCTTCCCCGCGGACAATGGCGGCGCACGCCATGGCGCGGGCCCGCAGACCACGCGCGGCGCGGGCATGGACGGCTTCCTGCTGCGGCTGGGGCCCGGGGGTGACCAGGTGCCGGCGGCCACCTATCTGGGCGGCGGCGGCTACGACAGCGTGCAGGCCGTGGCCAGCGATGGCATGGCATGGTATGCCACGGGCAGCACCAGCAACGGCACCGGATTTCCAACCCGGCAGCAAAGCGGCCTGTCCGTCAGCCCGGCGGGCAAGCAGGATGGTTTCCTGGCCAGGATCGATGCCGCGACCCCGGCCAGCTGGAGCTATGCGGGATTCCTGGGCACGTCCGAGAACGATGCCATGCGCAGCCTGCATGCCGCCACGGTGCAGGGCTGGACCATCCTGTCCGTGGGCGGCGCCACGACGACCGCCGGACTGTCCGATGGCCTGGTGCTGCGCATCGACCCCTTCGGTCCGCCCGCAGCCATGGTCATACAGTCCGGCTCGGCACAGTCCACCCGCATCCGGCAGCCCTTCGCGCAACCGCTGTCGGTACTGGTCACGGATGTCGACGGCCAGCCGCTGTCCAACATCGTGGTGAGCTTCACCGCTCCGGCATCCACGGGGGCATCCACCACGTTTGCCACGACGGCCACGGCCACCACCAATGCATCCGGCATCGCATCGCTGCCCGCCGTGGCCAACCAGTTTGCCGGCAGCTATGCCGTGACCGCCGTGGCCGGATCGGCCCAGGCCACGCTCTCGCTGACCAATGACAAGGGCACGCAGGACACGCTGGTGGCAAGCGCCGCCCAGCCGACCCTGCCCTACGGCGGCAACACCACGCTCGGCGCCAGCGGCGGCTCGGGCACGGGCGCCGTCAGCTATGCGGTGACGGCGGGCGCCGCCAGCTGCGCCATCGTGGACAACACCGTCACGGCCACCGCCGTGGGTAGCTGCACCGTCACCGTCACCAAGGCCGGGGATGCCAACTACCTGGCCGCCACCACCACCATCGACCTCTCGGTCGTCAAGGCCCAGCAGCCCGCGCTGACGGCCACGGCCACGCCTGGCACGTTGCCGGTGTTCGGCACGGCGGCGTTGTCGACCTCCGGCGGGGCCGGGTCCGGCGCCGTGGGCTTCGCCATCACCGACGGCGCGGCGTTCTGCTCGGTCAACGGCACCACGCTCACGGCCCAGGGCACGGGCTCCTGCACCGTGACCGCCACCAGGCTCGGTGATGCCAACTTCCACGATGCCATCGCGGCCACCGTGGTCACCGTGACGCCCGCCGCCCAGTCGCCGTTGAGCGTGCAGGCCGCGCCATCGACCGTGGCCTACGGCAGCACGGCCACGCTGGGCACCACGGGAGGATCGGGCAGCGGCGCCGTCTCCTACCAGGTCACGGACGGCGCCGCGTTCTGCTCCCTGGCGGGAGACCAGTTGAGCGCGACGGGCGTGGGCACCTGCACCATCTTGGCCACCAAGGCCGGCGATGCCAACCACCAGGCCACCAGCGCCAGCATGCTGTTCACCGTGACCAGGGCGGCGCAGGCGACGCTGTCGGTGCAGGCCGTGCCTGCGGCCATCGCCTTCGGCGGCAGCTCGCAACTGGGCACGGCGGGCGGCTCCGGCACGGGCAGCGTGAGCTACGGCGTCAGCGGGCCGTGCAGCATCGTGGGCACCACGCTCACGGGCACGGGCGTAGGCGCCTGCACGGTCACGGCCACCAAGGCCGCGGACGCCAGCTACGAACAGGCCAGCGCCACCACCTCGGTGACCGTGTCGCAGGCTTCCCAGGCCCTGCTGTCCGTGGTGGCCACGCCTTCCAGCATCACCAAGGGTGCCACCAGCACGGTCATGGCCTCGGGCGGCAGCGGCACCGGCGCCGTCACCTACGCGCTGACCTCGGGCGCAGGCAGCTGCTCCCTGGCGGGCACCACGGTCACGGGCACGGCGGTGGGCAACTGCACGGTGACAGCCACCAAGGCGGCGGATGCCAACCATGCCGAGGCCACGGCCTCGACGCAGATCGTGGTCGGCAAGAGTGCGCAGAGCATCAGCTTTGTCTTCTCCAGCCTGCGCTACCTTCACCCCCAGGCCCTGTCCCTGGCCAGTGCCGCCCAGGCCAGCTCCGGACTGCCGGTGAGCTTCAGCAGCCTGACCAGCCAGACCTGCGTGGTGGCCGGGTCGTCGCTGCGGATGATGGCCCAGGGACAGTGCACGGTGCGAGCCAGCCAGGCCGGCGACGCCGAGTACGCGGCGGCAGCGCCAGTGGATCAGAGCTTCATGATCGAGCTGCCGCCTCACTCGTCCGGTACCGTACAAGGGGCCATAGGGGGTGTGACAGTCACCGCACAGATCGCCACGGGCAGCCCCTGGGTCTTCACCCCCTCGGGCACAGGCCCCTCGCAGACTGCCGGATTCATCGCGCTGCAAGGGCACGCCAGGTCCCCCGCAGATGCCCCCCCCGCACATTTGCGGTTCCCCCTGGGCCTGTTCGATTTCACCGCAATGAACGGCGCACCAGGATCGGCCATGAGGGTCACGCTGACCTATCCGGACAGGCTACCTGACGGCGCCCAGTACTGGAAATACGGCCCCACGACCGACAACCCTTCGCCGCACTGGTACCGTTTCATGGGGGCGCAGTTCTCCAACAACACCGTGACGCTGACCATCGAGGACGGCAAGCACGGTGACGACGACATGGACGTGAACGCCTTCATCAGCGATCCGGGCGGCGTTGCCGTGATGGCCGCGGCTGCCGGTGGCACCCCGGCCGCCATTCCCGCGCTCTCCCTGTGGGGCCGGTGGTTGCTGGTGGTGCTGATGGCGGGTGCCACCGCCCTGGCCATGCGCAGCCTCCGCCAGCGTCGGACCCGCTGA
- a CDS encoding phage tail protein, which translates to MADPFVAEIRIVGFNFAPKGWALCNGQLLPLSQNTALFSLLGTTYGGNGQSNFALPDIQGKFPMHPGQGPGLSQHDLGETGGSETVTLLESEIPSHSHGARAGAAGGAAVASPSSAGLGTAPTRPYAAPPATATMAPPLVAGGSQPHNNLPPYLTMNFVIALQGVFPARP; encoded by the coding sequence ATGGCAGACCCCTTCGTTGCCGAAATCCGCATCGTCGGCTTCAACTTCGCGCCCAAGGGCTGGGCCCTGTGCAACGGCCAGCTTCTGCCGCTGTCCCAGAACACGGCCCTGTTCTCGTTGCTGGGCACCACCTACGGCGGCAATGGCCAATCCAACTTCGCGCTGCCGGACATCCAGGGGAAGTTCCCCATGCATCCCGGCCAGGGGCCGGGACTGTCCCAGCACGACCTGGGCGAGACAGGCGGCAGCGAGACGGTGACCCTGCTGGAGTCGGAGATCCCCTCGCACAGCCACGGCGCGCGCGCAGGCGCCGCCGGCGGCGCTGCCGTGGCCAGTCCTTCCTCGGCCGGCCTGGGAACCGCTCCCACGCGCCCCTATGCCGCGCCGCCGGCCACGGCCACCATGGCGCCCCCGCTGGTGGCCGGCGGCAGCCAGCCCCACAACAACCTGCCTCCCTACCTCACGATGAACTTCGTCATCGCCCTGCAGGGCGTCTTCCCTGCGCGTCCCTGA
- a CDS encoding DUF6916 family protein, translating into MKTGRRAFMRAAGVLPAAVAVAAAPLAAPAATAQQLCRRHFQPLLGQDFSVEKSGVRLRLLALEDLPHAREGERSFSAVFELGDGVPPAQDTWEISHPALGRHAVFLSPGDARGRRVEAVFNRG; encoded by the coding sequence ATGAAGACGGGAAGACGTGCTTTCATGCGGGCTGCGGGCGTGCTGCCCGCGGCCGTGGCCGTGGCCGCGGCCCCCCTGGCGGCCCCGGCCGCCACGGCACAGCAGTTGTGCCGGCGCCACTTTCAACCCTTGCTGGGCCAGGATTTTTCCGTCGAGAAGTCCGGGGTGCGGCTGCGGCTGCTCGCCCTCGAGGATTTGCCGCATGCCCGGGAGGGGGAGCGCTCGTTCAGCGCCGTTTTCGAGCTGGGCGACGGCGTCCCGCCGGCGCAGGACACCTGGGAGATATCCCATCCCGCGCTGGGTCGCCATGCCGTTTTCCTGAGCCCCGGCGACGCCCGGGGGCGGCGAGTGGAGGCCGTCTTCAACCGCGGCTGA
- a CDS encoding DUF6916 family protein, giving the protein MNTQNTLEPEPGDALYARILDWDEARAMDGQTVSFHVPGAEQGMAIEMQLVQVEQKAHETPGVRQFSLVFRGPRTPQLAQRTYRVRHAQRGDFAIFITPVGQSATHTDYEACFSHAA; this is encoded by the coding sequence ATGAATACGCAGAACACCCTGGAACCGGAACCTGGCGACGCGCTCTATGCACGCATCCTCGACTGGGACGAGGCCCGGGCCATGGACGGGCAGACCGTGAGCTTCCACGTGCCGGGCGCGGAGCAGGGCATGGCCATCGAGATGCAACTGGTGCAGGTCGAGCAGAAGGCGCACGAAACGCCCGGCGTGCGACAGTTCTCGCTGGTGTTCCGCGGCCCGCGCACGCCCCAATTGGCCCAGCGCACCTACCGGGTACGCCACGCACAGCGCGGCGACTTCGCTATCTTCATCACGCCCGTCGGCCAGTCGGCCACGCATACCGACTACGAGGCCTGCTTCTCCCATGCCGCTTGA
- a CDS encoding phage tail protein → MAEPFLGEIRVFSFNFAPKGWAICNGQLLPINQNQGLFSLLGTSYGGDGRVTFALPDLRARMPMHQGIGYTQGQSGGEAAHTLTLAEMPAHTHALQATTATGQATSPAGTSNLPAASRGHYAQSGDATLHSSTLASVGGGQAHLNMPPFLVLNFCISLVGIFPSLN, encoded by the coding sequence ATGGCAGAACCCTTCCTCGGAGAGATCCGCGTCTTCTCCTTCAACTTCGCACCCAAGGGCTGGGCCATCTGCAATGGGCAGCTGCTGCCCATCAACCAGAACCAGGGCCTGTTTTCGCTGCTGGGCACCAGCTATGGAGGCGATGGCCGGGTGACCTTCGCGCTGCCCGACCTGCGCGCGCGCATGCCCATGCACCAGGGCATTGGCTACACGCAGGGCCAGAGCGGGGGCGAAGCCGCGCATACGCTGACGCTTGCGGAGATGCCTGCCCACACGCACGCCCTCCAGGCCACCACCGCCACCGGGCAGGCCACCTCGCCTGCGGGCACCAGCAACCTGCCGGCTGCATCGCGCGGCCACTACGCACAAAGCGGGGACGCCACCCTGCACTCGTCCACGCTGGCCAGCGTGGGCGGCGGCCAGGCGCACCTGAACATGCCGCCGTTCCTGGTGCTGAATTTCTGCATCTCGCTGGTCGGCATCTTCCCTTCTCTGAACTGA